The following proteins come from a genomic window of Pyxidicoccus sp. MSG2:
- a CDS encoding DNA-methyltransferase gives MTSLPPADSLRCINADSREPQGYRTALGDTRAALLHTDPPYCLLTRRRKGGDLRDTRAHKKIDQNPIVRFETVRDYRAFSEAWLSRAVAHLTPDAPLVIWTNLLGKEPILTTARGLGYPHLRGEYVWGKRTTDKNANEQTLRVYEVALVIARTPAPPLAPGDLPTVWAVVGGYDDEAEAARWGGHPHHKPFSVLEPLVRTYSRPGDTVLDPFAGSGSMPAAALRLGRRPACLEVEPEWAERVTRRLRETAAEEAQRASAR, from the coding sequence ATGACCTCCCTTCCTCCGGCAGACTCCCTCCGCTGCATCAACGCCGACTCGCGCGAGCCGCAGGGCTACCGCACCGCCCTCGGGGACACCCGCGCGGCCCTGCTCCACACGGACCCGCCCTACTGCCTCCTCACCCGGCGCCGGAAGGGCGGGGACCTGCGCGACACGCGGGCCCACAAGAAGATCGACCAGAACCCCATCGTCCGCTTCGAGACGGTGCGCGACTACCGCGCCTTCTCCGAGGCCTGGCTGTCCCGCGCCGTCGCGCACCTCACCCCGGACGCGCCGCTCGTCATCTGGACCAACCTGCTCGGCAAGGAGCCCATCCTCACCACCGCCCGCGGCCTGGGCTACCCGCACCTGCGCGGCGAGTACGTCTGGGGCAAGCGCACCACCGACAAGAACGCCAATGAGCAGACCCTGCGCGTCTACGAGGTCGCCCTCGTCATCGCCCGCACGCCCGCGCCGCCGCTCGCGCCCGGAGACCTGCCCACCGTCTGGGCCGTCGTCGGCGGCTACGACGACGAAGCCGAGGCCGCGCGCTGGGGCGGCCACCCGCACCACAAGCCCTTCTCCGTCCTCGAGCCCCTGGTCCGCACGTACAGCCGGCCCGGTGACACGGTGCTGGACCCGTTCGCCGGCAGTGGCTCCATGCCCGCCGCGGCGCTGCGGCTCGGCCGCCGTCCCGCGTGCCTCGAAGTCGAGCCCGAGTGGGCCGAGCGGGTCACCCGCCGCCTCCGTGAGACCGCCGCGGAAGAGGCTCAGCGCGCCAGCGCCCGATAG
- a CDS encoding type VI immunity family protein has product MDGAMFSGIGLIIRFFMHRSHADLATSVMRALDTYRHAVGPDTLVWYPDAEGDWRRLDNSAWERTRQTLLDTSTHTFATLVDQPTRIVGFRFEYEGISLEEPGSFDDPRRACVASFWLPSTFLEKWGPGHARGLALELAAHLPFNSGYASLVFSRSEQPVGVVRQLNTLCFRHPGVDMFEHPVSWDIGTRIPGAYWLTFLGQPVLGELGGTEGLSARLTAPDTTVQQLPEDRAIVTLGLWPEAGDVDAGENLPAYRELARVLEPWLYHDSGTRFDPDFPPGDKRRWERRFLD; this is encoded by the coding sequence GTGGACGGCGCCATGTTCAGTGGGATTGGGCTCATCATTCGATTCTTCATGCACCGCTCCCACGCAGACCTTGCCACCAGCGTGATGCGCGCACTGGACACGTACAGACACGCAGTGGGACCAGACACCCTTGTCTGGTATCCGGATGCAGAGGGTGATTGGCGGCGTCTGGACAACTCGGCCTGGGAGCGGACACGGCAGACACTGCTCGACACCAGCACGCACACCTTCGCAACCCTGGTGGACCAACCTACGCGCATCGTTGGTTTTCGATTCGAGTACGAGGGAATATCACTCGAAGAACCGGGCTCGTTCGACGACCCGAGACGTGCCTGTGTGGCGAGCTTCTGGCTGCCCTCGACGTTCCTGGAGAAGTGGGGGCCCGGGCACGCGCGCGGGCTGGCGTTGGAACTGGCAGCCCACCTGCCCTTCAACTCCGGCTACGCCAGCCTCGTCTTCAGCAGGTCTGAGCAACCTGTGGGCGTCGTTCGTCAGCTCAACACGTTGTGCTTCCGCCACCCGGGTGTGGACATGTTCGAGCACCCGGTCTCCTGGGACATCGGCACGCGAATCCCTGGCGCCTACTGGCTGACGTTCCTCGGGCAGCCTGTGTTGGGCGAATTGGGAGGCACGGAAGGGCTGAGTGCGCGTCTGACGGCTCCCGACACCACCGTGCAGCAACTTCCGGAAGACCGTGCCATCGTCACACTCGGGCTGTGGCCCGAGGCGGGTGACGTGGACGCAGGAGAGAACCTGCCCGCATACCGGGAACTCGCGCGCGTGCTGGAGCCGTGGCTCTACCACGACTCAGGAACCCGCTTCGATCCGGACTTCCCACCGGGGGACAAGCGCCGCTGGGAGCGCCGCTTCCTGGATTGA
- a CDS encoding type VI immunity family protein, producing MNERYPRVRVQTEDGYVVIRDGLTFRFFMHRSHKGLGPAVLRALKVFMEALGPEALTQYPDMEGYWHRLDDFTWERIQKELLETAHPFVTLASDSNGMSEFYFEYKGISHEELGPFDEPGRACIATFMLTTEYLEQHGPGRVRELALELASHLPLNSGYASLSFNAIMDELGVRRRVRSMCFRYPGMDVLEDLVAWDIGTRIPGAYWLTFLGQSVLGELGGTEILRARLSSPGTTVQQLPGDRAVVTLGQWPEAGDLEAGKDLPAYRELARVLEPWLYHDPGTVFVHDFIPEDKRRWERRFLD from the coding sequence GTGAACGAGCGATATCCACGAGTCCGGGTCCAGACTGAAGACGGCTACGTCGTGATTCGCGACGGTCTCACCTTCAGATTCTTCATGCACCGTTCCCACAAGGGACTCGGTCCGGCAGTGCTCCGGGCCCTGAAGGTGTTCATGGAGGCACTGGGACCTGAGGCGCTGACGCAGTACCCCGACATGGAGGGGTACTGGCATCGGCTCGACGACTTCACCTGGGAGCGCATCCAGAAGGAGTTGCTCGAAACCGCTCATCCCTTCGTCACGCTCGCAAGTGACTCCAACGGCATGTCCGAATTCTATTTCGAATACAAAGGCATCTCGCACGAAGAACTGGGCCCCTTCGACGAGCCGGGACGCGCGTGTATTGCGACCTTCATGTTGACCACGGAATACCTGGAGCAACACGGTCCCGGACGCGTGCGTGAACTGGCGCTCGAACTGGCTTCTCACCTGCCCCTCAACTCCGGGTACGCCAGTCTCTCCTTCAACGCCATCATGGACGAATTGGGTGTCCGACGGAGGGTGCGAAGCATGTGCTTCCGCTACCCGGGCATGGACGTACTCGAGGATCTTGTCGCATGGGACATCGGCACACGGATCCCTGGCGCGTACTGGTTGACGTTCCTCGGGCAGTCCGTGCTGGGAGAACTGGGCGGCACGGAGATACTGCGTGCGCGCCTGTCGTCACCGGGGACCACCGTGCAGCAACTTCCGGGAGACCGCGCCGTCGTCACACTCGGGCAGTGGCCCGAGGCCGGTGACCTGGAAGCAGGAAAGGATCTGCCCGCCTACCGGGAACTGGCTCGTGTGCTGGAGCCGTGGCTCTACCACGACCCAGGCACCGTGTTCGTTCACGACTTCATCCCGGAAGACAAGCGCCGCTGGGAGCGCCGCTTCCTGGACTGA
- a CDS encoding DUF2381 family protein, protein MFASYSFIVLAWGLLLAPVADAAELGALGPLAGVRRIDLKETRAPLPEVHIGPGLTTTVLFDSPIRLDEVVLEGRERFQRLGMSEDHLVLVPSSTFVHGEQLRLEVRFRDDAAPERAAFMLVVDAARVERQVEIYRQPRTAESYRVEVEELKKGIARLRQEVGRLHQTNAPTGGSDSLPATIARVLEVEATPLTFGRQDSSVPASVSEVNVVRLSGRWLALSMILKGERGSGAWTAVEVVLRDARGQAVKALPPWQQGPVRPGTSPQVVIMMEDEAALPSGRYTLELWDEGRGQHVTLEGLEVH, encoded by the coding sequence TTGTTCGCTTCGTACTCCTTCATCGTGCTCGCGTGGGGGCTGTTGCTGGCACCAGTCGCGGATGCCGCCGAACTTGGTGCTCTAGGGCCGTTGGCGGGTGTGCGCCGCATCGACCTCAAGGAAACGCGCGCGCCGCTTCCTGAAGTCCATATCGGCCCAGGGCTCACCACCACGGTGCTCTTCGATTCACCGATCCGGCTCGATGAAGTGGTGCTCGAAGGACGCGAACGCTTCCAGCGACTGGGCATGTCGGAGGACCACCTGGTGCTCGTTCCCTCAAGCACCTTCGTCCACGGTGAGCAGCTGCGCCTGGAGGTCCGATTCCGCGACGATGCGGCTCCGGAGCGGGCTGCGTTCATGCTGGTGGTCGATGCCGCCCGGGTCGAGCGCCAGGTCGAGATCTACCGGCAGCCCCGCACTGCGGAGTCCTACCGTGTGGAAGTCGAGGAGCTGAAGAAGGGAATAGCGAGGCTTCGTCAAGAGGTCGGGAGGCTGCATCAAACGAATGCCCCGACTGGCGGTAGCGATTCCCTGCCCGCGACGATTGCGAGGGTACTGGAGGTCGAGGCAACGCCGCTGACTTTTGGACGGCAGGACAGCTCTGTACCGGCTTCCGTCAGTGAGGTGAATGTCGTTCGGCTATCAGGGCGCTGGCTTGCCCTGAGCATGATTCTGAAGGGGGAGCGGGGCAGTGGAGCCTGGACGGCAGTGGAGGTTGTGCTCCGAGATGCCCGTGGGCAGGCAGTGAAGGCGCTACCGCCGTGGCAGCAGGGCCCCGTGCGCCCCGGGACGTCTCCGCAAGTCGTCATCATGATGGAGGACGAGGCCGCACTCCCCTCGGGCCGCTACACCCTCGAGCTGTGGGACGAAGGCCGCGGACAGCATGTGACGCTCGAAGGGCTCGAAGTTCACTGA
- a CDS encoding serine/threonine protein kinase: MRSPPFHPDQLVPDSEVGPWRVVASLGAGGFGRVFKVERGGRFYSLKMALRPAGPHAAEEEDVNGRLAHEVASLLACAPHPNLPRLHAVDRWPEPPDGYLYFVTDYVDGETFHEWRWRVKPTAAHLLSVFTEVVRVVADLHRRGMHHRDLKGDNLLIRREDERPFLIDLGTVRMPGATTLTVGVAPASPHLLPPECVAFLREGSWQQGAHFDAGVPGDLYALGALLYEALTDGYAFDPKLPYDRLLPAIETVMPRAPHVVNPKVPRTLSDVAMRLLEKRPEDRYPGTEALLQALWDVAKEKRQPAWRVSLDRPPEMDSQSAGSETPRVRMMPELGRAPLEALKPPESSETTEPEPAPVPATLEPQAAAFVSGPELPPQTMKGEEVTPSSSPRGRHRAVVGFGLGVLLVLGFVAFALPRLSQSPGGAEAPVPPPSTEKGNPAVTSRPPSLPDTNPVATVPPATDAGGGPDAGLLASARVTNPAEGDAVTPPPPRRPGSSRAAKAAAAAACVGLGAACASAPEVRIHSPEKPCAPEVVESMMKLGFIPPNPFANPEKVAFDPDALDENVPAPPDGPLTLYVFNDIQASWGQRFVIPAGSRLRGQAFRGKDSLYGWITEAVTPDGKRYPLCVNVVTNELRYDLGQPYEASSTPDRPMVRSRVRLASTKNLGRLK; encoded by the coding sequence ATGAGGTCGCCGCCGTTCCACCCGGACCAACTGGTTCCCGACAGCGAGGTCGGCCCGTGGCGCGTGGTGGCGTCGCTGGGGGCCGGAGGCTTCGGGCGGGTCTTCAAGGTGGAGCGGGGCGGACGGTTCTACTCGCTGAAGATGGCGCTCCGTCCGGCGGGGCCGCACGCCGCCGAGGAGGAGGACGTCAACGGGCGGCTGGCGCACGAGGTGGCATCGCTGCTGGCCTGCGCGCCGCACCCGAACCTTCCGCGGCTCCACGCGGTGGACCGCTGGCCGGAGCCGCCCGACGGCTACCTGTACTTCGTCACCGACTACGTGGACGGAGAGACGTTCCACGAGTGGCGCTGGCGGGTGAAGCCCACGGCGGCTCACCTGCTCTCCGTGTTCACGGAGGTGGTGCGCGTGGTGGCGGACCTGCACCGGCGCGGCATGCACCACCGGGACTTGAAGGGCGACAACCTGCTCATCCGCCGCGAGGACGAGCGCCCCTTCCTCATCGACCTGGGCACCGTGAGGATGCCGGGCGCGACGACGCTGACGGTGGGGGTGGCACCGGCCTCGCCGCACCTGCTGCCGCCCGAGTGCGTGGCCTTCCTGCGCGAGGGCTCGTGGCAGCAGGGCGCGCACTTCGACGCGGGCGTGCCGGGTGACCTCTACGCGCTGGGCGCGCTGCTGTACGAGGCGCTCACGGATGGCTACGCGTTCGACCCGAAGCTGCCCTATGACCGGCTGCTGCCGGCCATTGAAACGGTGATGCCGCGCGCGCCGCATGTCGTGAATCCGAAGGTGCCGCGCACCCTGAGCGACGTGGCCATGCGCCTGCTGGAGAAGCGTCCCGAGGACCGCTATCCGGGCACGGAGGCGCTGCTGCAGGCGCTCTGGGATGTGGCCAAGGAGAAGCGGCAGCCCGCGTGGCGGGTGTCGCTGGACCGGCCTCCGGAGATGGATTCGCAGAGCGCGGGCTCGGAGACGCCGCGCGTGCGGATGATGCCGGAATTGGGGCGGGCGCCGCTGGAAGCGTTGAAGCCGCCGGAGTCCTCCGAGACCACGGAGCCCGAGCCGGCTCCCGTGCCTGCCACGCTGGAGCCGCAAGCGGCGGCGTTCGTGAGCGGACCCGAGCTTCCGCCTCAAACCATGAAGGGCGAGGAGGTGACGCCATCGTCCTCGCCCCGAGGGAGGCACCGGGCAGTGGTGGGGTTCGGGTTGGGCGTGCTCCTCGTCCTTGGCTTCGTGGCCTTCGCGCTGCCACGCCTCTCGCAATCCCCTGGAGGCGCGGAGGCGCCTGTTCCTCCGCCCTCTACCGAGAAAGGAAACCCCGCTGTGACGAGCCGTCCTCCGAGTCTTCCCGATACAAACCCTGTGGCGACAGTGCCACCCGCAACTGACGCGGGGGGGGGCCCGGACGCGGGCCTGCTGGCCTCCGCGCGGGTGACGAACCCTGCTGAGGGTGACGCCGTCACCCCACCTCCGCCCAGGCGACCGGGCTCGAGTCGCGCCGCGAAGGCGGCAGCGGCAGCGGCGTGCGTCGGTCTCGGTGCAGCCTGCGCAAGTGCACCCGAGGTGCGGATTCACTCTCCGGAGAAACCGTGCGCGCCGGAGGTAGTCGAGTCGATGATGAAGCTGGGTTTCATTCCGCCCAACCCATTCGCCAACCCCGAGAAGGTTGCGTTTGATCCGGATGCCCTCGACGAGAATGTTCCAGCGCCGCCAGATGGCCCCCTGACCCTCTACGTGTTCAATGACATCCAGGCGTCCTGGGGGCAGAGGTTCGTCATCCCAGCGGGGAGCCGCCTCCGTGGACAGGCTTTTCGCGGGAAGGACAGCCTCTACGGCTGGATAACGGAGGCCGTGACGCCTGATGGCAAGCGCTACCCTCTCTGCGTCAATGTCGTAACAAACGAACTCCGATACGACCTGGGACAGCCTTACGAAGCTTCCAGCACGCCCGACAGGCCGATGGTGAGGTCGAGAGTGCGTTTGGCGTCGACGAAGAACCTCGGAAGGCTCAAGTAG